A genomic segment from Yimella sp. cx-51 encodes:
- a CDS encoding M20 family metallopeptidase, producing MTRTVDLAQGMSDDLRALRRDFHRIPEIGLRLPLTKARLLEALEGLPIEMHEGESLDSVVGVIRGGARSDGPVVLLRGDMDALPVQELYESDYCSTHPGVMHACGHDMHIAGLVGAARILCEMRGELQGDVVLMFQPAEEGPGGAEPMLAEGLLEVAGRPVEAAYAMHVASASYPRGTWFTTRGACMAAAEDVHITVRGAGGHGSQPQDALDPVPVACEIALAVQSAVTRQFDVFDPVVATIGRIAAGTKSNIIPDDAELSITLRSLSQESRMKLRASVIRLAEGISAAHGLTADHEVLESYPPTVNDDAEYELGRQVVTDLFGDGAYVERPNPEMGAEDFSFVLEQVPGAYFFLGCTVEDDPADAADNHSPRAAFDDSVLWQASAWLAEMALRRTAR from the coding sequence GTGACTCGAACCGTTGACCTGGCTCAGGGCATGAGCGACGACCTGCGCGCGTTGCGTCGCGACTTCCACCGTATTCCCGAGATCGGACTGCGGCTACCGCTCACCAAGGCGCGTCTGCTCGAGGCGCTGGAGGGTCTGCCGATCGAGATGCACGAGGGCGAGTCGCTCGACTCCGTCGTCGGCGTCATTCGCGGCGGCGCTCGCAGCGACGGTCCCGTGGTGCTGCTGCGCGGTGACATGGACGCCCTGCCCGTGCAGGAGTTGTACGAATCCGACTACTGCTCAACGCATCCCGGTGTCATGCACGCGTGCGGCCATGACATGCACATCGCCGGGCTGGTCGGAGCGGCGCGCATCCTGTGCGAAATGCGCGGGGAGTTGCAGGGCGACGTCGTCCTGATGTTCCAGCCGGCCGAGGAGGGCCCGGGTGGCGCTGAACCGATGCTCGCCGAGGGTCTGCTGGAGGTCGCGGGTCGACCGGTGGAGGCGGCGTACGCAATGCACGTGGCATCGGCCAGCTACCCGCGTGGCACCTGGTTCACCACGCGCGGCGCTTGCATGGCCGCCGCGGAGGACGTCCACATCACCGTGCGCGGCGCGGGCGGCCACGGTTCGCAACCGCAGGACGCGCTCGACCCGGTGCCGGTCGCATGCGAGATTGCGCTCGCCGTGCAGAGCGCGGTGACCCGTCAATTCGACGTGTTCGACCCGGTGGTGGCCACGATCGGCCGGATCGCCGCGGGCACGAAGTCGAACATCATCCCGGACGACGCCGAACTCTCGATCACCTTGCGCTCGCTGTCGCAGGAGTCACGAATGAAGCTGCGGGCCAGCGTGATTCGCCTCGCCGAAGGTATTTCCGCAGCGCACGGACTCACCGCCGATCACGAAGTGCTGGAGTCGTACCCGCCCACCGTCAACGACGACGCGGAGTACGAGCTGGGTCGCCAGGTCGTCACCGACCTCTTCGGTGACGGGGCGTACGTCGAGCGTCCCAACCCGGAGATGGGCGCCGAAGACTTCTCTTTCGTGCTCGAGCAGGTGCCGGGCGCCTATTTCTTCCTCGGCTGCACCGTCGAGGACGACCCCGCCGACGCCGCCGACAACCACTCGCCGAGGGCCGCCTTCGACGATTCCGTGCTCTGGCAGGCGTCCGCGTGGTTGGCCGAAATGGCGTTGCGGCGCACTGCTCGCTGA